The Gemmatimonadaceae bacterium genome window below encodes:
- a CDS encoding BsuPI-related putative proteinase inhibitor, translating into MTSRFVIWLLCAGAVFVAWSPHAKHNESAASTTNEHSQSDTVPKKVTTAALTSAAHVSVDHNVKVSLRVTNVADHAVEIDFPSGKTHDVVILDSTGHEVWRWSDGRMFTQAVRNTLLGANESVTYEESWNPHGRTGDFTAVARLESNNHPIQQRTDFTLR; encoded by the coding sequence ATGACCTCCCGTTTCGTCATCTGGCTACTCTGCGCAGGCGCCGTGTTCGTGGCCTGGAGCCCCCACGCCAAACACAACGAGTCCGCCGCCAGCACGACGAACGAGCACTCGCAATCGGATACCGTACCCAAAAAAGTCACTACCGCTGCGCTGACCTCCGCCGCGCACGTCAGCGTCGACCATAACGTCAAAGTCAGCCTGCGCGTCACGAACGTCGCCGATCACGCGGTCGAAATCGATTTCCCATCCGGCAAAACCCACGACGTCGTCATCCTCGACTCCACTGGCCATGAAGTCTGGCGCTGGAGCGACGGCCGCATGTTCACCCAAGCAGTCCGCAATACGCTCTTGGGCGCGAACGAGTCCGTCACATACGAGGAGTCATGGAATCCGCACGGACGTACCGGCGACTTCACCGCCGTCGCTCGCTTGGAAAGCAATAATCACCCCATTCAGCAGCGCACCGACTTCACACTGCGCTAA
- a CDS encoding AtpZ/AtpI family protein encodes MPAGGPSPAAFAGSGIQLVVSILVFVYLGRWLDGKLGTTPWLLVLGAFVGAFAGFYSMYRSLTAHSSQQRGGRSSEHDAHGDGGER; translated from the coding sequence ATGCCAGCGGGCGGTCCATCTCCGGCCGCATTTGCGGGCTCGGGCATTCAGCTCGTGGTGTCGATTCTGGTGTTCGTGTATCTCGGCCGGTGGTTGGACGGGAAGCTTGGTACGACGCCGTGGCTGTTGGTGTTAGGAGCATTCGTGGGCGCGTTCGCCGGATTCTACTCCATGTATCGCTCGCTCACGGCGCACTCGTCGCAGCAGCGGGGCGGGCGTAGTTCCGAGCACGACGCGCATGGCGATGGAGGCGAGCGATGA